In Colletotrichum higginsianum IMI 349063 chromosome 1, whole genome shotgun sequence, one genomic interval encodes:
- a CDS encoding Arylesterase monooxygenase yields MTLQYDPEYQAVVAANDRGPAPAPFKDAFDIRNFTNPMLHAVLRAQPTPEDVLETRVSFASHDGEEVGLYRFATKDMVEASKPQAAVVYVHGGGFVAGDVDIFAPQIKRFVEASGLPFFAVDYRLAPEFPGGVGAEDVYHGLRYLSEHAAAFNVDKAKIVMMGDSAGGGIAAGATLIARDRGLAPPLRRQVLVYPMLDDRTALAEDSAVFPLLTWKTRDSLLAWRAVLGDKAGDPAAEGVSLYAAPGRARVEDLRGLPRTYVDVGSLDLFRDECVEFVGKLARADVEVEFHLWPGLPHGFESAPGIGWVRKALEARNSALRRE; encoded by the coding sequence ATGACGCTGCAGTACGACCCGGAGTaccaggccgtcgtcgccgccaacgaccgcggccccgcgcccgcgccgtTCAAGGACGCGTTCGACATCCGCAACTTCACCAACCCCATGTTGCACGCCGTTCTCCGCGCTCAGCCGACGCCCGAGGACGTCCTTGAGACCAGGGTCTCCTTCGCGTcccacgacggcgaggaggtcgggcTCTACCGTTTCGCGACCAAGGACATGGTGGAGGCGTCCAAGCCTCAGGCCGCCGTGGTCTACGTCCACGGCGGTGGCTTTGtcgcgggcgacgtcgacatcTTTGCGCCGCAGATCAAGCGATTCGTCGAGGCGTCGGGGCTGCCCTTCTTCGCGGTGGACTACCGCCTCGCGCCCGAGttccccggcggcgtcggcgccgaggacgtaTATCACGGGCTCAGGTACCTCTCGGAGCACGCGGCGGCCTTCAACGTggacaaggccaagatcGTCATGATGGGGGACTCtgcgggcggcggcatcgcgGCGGGCGCGACGCTGATAGCACGGGACAGGGGGCTGGCGCCTCCGCTGAGGCGGCAGGTGCTGGTGTATCCCATGCTCGACGACCGGACGGCACTGGCCGAGGACAGCGCCGTGTTCCCGCTGCTGACGTGGAAGACGCGCGACAGCCTGCTCGCGTGGCGGGCCGTGCTGGGGGACAAGGCCGGggacccggcggcggagggggtcTCGCTGTACGCGGCGCCCGGGCGGGCCCGGGTCGAGGACCTGAGGGGTCTGCCGAGGACGTACGTGGACGTCGGCAGCCTGGACCTGTTCCGGGACGAGTGCGTCGAGTTCGTCGGGAAGCTGGCGAGGGcggacgtcgaggtcgagttcCACCTGTGGCCGGGGCTGCCGCACGGGTTCGAGAGCGCACCGGGGATCGGGTGGGTCCGGAAGGCGCTGGAGGCGAGGAACTCGGCGTTGAGGAGGGAgtga
- a CDS encoding GDSL-like Lipase/Acylhydrolase, translating to MKFSSLFASLALGALQVTAAPAELAARAPTLYLCGDSTMARSSDPLMDGWGQYVAKYLNIAVVNRAIGGRSSRSFWNEGRFQNVANEVKAGDIVVIEFGHNDVGSPRSNDNGRSVCPGEGTETCVSDKTGETVYTYIFYVIQAAKLMTAKGATVILSSQTPKNQWATGTWVGTPSRFVPMQKKAAATLNDPAVTFVDHHQAVSNMYLKLGASAVGALYVKDNTHTSAAGADLSSQAFVQAISQKMNGTTSLAAHVKTPVKIVY from the coding sequence ATGAAGTTCTCCTCTCTTTTCGCCTCCCTGGCGCTGGGCGCCCTCCAGGTCACCGCCGCacccgccgagctcgccgcccgcgccccgACGCTCTACCTGTGCGGCGACAGCACCATGGCCCGGAGCAGCGACCCCCTGATGGACGGCTGGGGCCAGTACGTGGCCAAGTACCTCAACATCGCCGTCGTGAACCGGGCCATCGGCGGCCGGTCGTCGCGGTCCTTCTGGAACGAGGGCCGCTTCCAGAACGTCGCCaacgaggtcaaggccggcgacatcgtcgtcatcgagtTCGGCCACAACGACGTCGGCTCGCCCCGCTCCAACGACAACGGGCGCTCCGTCTGCCCCGGCGAGGGCACCGAGACCTGCGTGTCGGACAAGACGGGCGAGACCGTCTACACCTACATCTTTTACGTCATCCAGGCCGCCAAGCTCATGACGGCCAAGGGCGCCACCGTCATCCTCAGCTCCCAAACCCCCAAGAACCAGTGGGCCACCGGCACCTGGGTCGGCACCCCGTCCCGCTTCGTGCCCAtgcagaagaaggccgccgccaccctcAACGACCCGGCCGTCACCTTTGTCGACCACCACCAGGCCGTCAGCAACATGTACCTCAAGCTcggcgcctcggccgtcggcgccctgtACGTCAAGGACAACACCCAcaccagcgccgccggcgccgacctcaGCTCCCAGGCCTTCGTCCAGGCCATCTCCCAGAAGATGAACGGCACGACcagcctcgccgcccacgtcAAGACACCCGTCAAGATTGTCTACTAG
- a CDS encoding Rare lipoprotein A, with protein sequence MHGFLSIGTALAVMAQGTIAATSAIASWYGGNLNGGNCALTGYTLPSGVLGTALSYTNYNGNCGTCLNVKGPKGNTIKVMVVDKCPEGCGAGQLDLFPNAFAALDNPDKGLINVQWEQVPCGITSPLVVRNKEGTSKWWFSMQVMNHNYPVTKFEVSTDGGKSWQPTVRQDYNYWQRSSGDGFNVDTVTVRVTCSNGKQVTVNNIGTKEKAQFTASGNC encoded by the exons ATGCATGGATTTCTCTCCATCGGGACGGCCCTTGCCGTTATGGCCCAGGGCACAATTGCTGCCACCAGTGCCATCGCCTCTTGGTACGGAGGCAACCTGAACGGAGGCAACTGCGCCTTGACAGGTTACACTTTACCATCTGGTGTATTGGGCACTGCTCTATCGTACACCAACTACAACGGTAACTGTGGCACATGCCTCAACGTCAAGGGACCTAAGGGAAACACCATCAAGGTTATG GTTGTCGACAAGTGCCCCGAGGGGTGTGGGGCCGGCCAGCTCGATCTGTTCCCCAACGCGTTTGCCGCACTTGACAACCCGGACAAGGGTCTAATCAACGTCCAGTGGGAACAAGTTCCGTGCGGCATCACCTCTCCCCTGGTCGTCCGCAACAAGGAGGGAACCTCAAAATGGTG GTTCTCCATGCAAGTCATGAACCACAACTACCCGGTCACCAAGTTCGAGGTCAGTACCGACGGAGGCAAGAGCTGGCAGCCCACTGTCCGCCAGGACTACAACTACTGGCAGAGGAGCAGTGGTGATGGTTTCAACGTGGACACCGTGACCGTCCGGGTTACATGTTCCAATGGCAAGCAGGTCACCGTGAACAACATTGGGACCAAAGAAAAAGCTCAGTTTACTGCTTCTGGAAACTGCTGA
- a CDS encoding Archaeal flagellin n-terminal-like domain-containing protein produces MFQHLSKIVTMDDGSLSNPEGGNDHRWVTILTAGAVIAASLYLRINIQGRKLKVSDYFLCLAWCSAVATASFDIQFTVMGALHQNVKINLDGFNGSDDDAMLVMRHHTSLHNLFAVEQTLVGASFPTKLLVSGRIADTWRSVRSMTDSVVGTENVMCSASSPAIVFQVGWALHFFGDILIFCLPWLIIPDLKIRRSLKIGVYCTFGLGIINMTFSLVRFITIQTAPVEVLPFGLVVKTPMYITRMSRFDMTVPPNFGQPVDLEHAAEGSSTTKSQDSDMDVSEAGSVATGDKTDTSLHST; encoded by the exons ATGTTCCAACACCTGTCCAAAATCGTGACGATGGATGATGGCTCACTTTCCAACCCCGAAGGCGGTAACGATCATA GATGGGTAACCATCTTGACCGCCGGTGCAGTGATAGCTGCCTCCCTTTATCTTCGAATCAACATTCAGGGGAGAAAGTTGAAAGTCAGCGACTACTTTCTGTGCCTGGCATGGTGTTCAGCGGTTGCGACGGCGTCGTTCGACATTCAGTTCACCGTAATGGGCGCCTTGCATCAGAATGTTAAAATCAATCTTGACGGCTTCAAtggcagcgacgacgacgccatgctggTTATGAGA CATCATACTTCTCTTCACAATCTGTTTGCCGTTGAGCAAACACTGGTGGGTGCCTCGTTCCCTACCAAGCTCCTTGTTTCTGGGCGCATTGCTGACACTTGGCGATCTGTCAGGTCCATGACGGATAGCGTTGTTGGCACAGAAAATGTCATGTGCTCGGCCTCTTCACCGGCGATTGTGTTCCAAGTTGGCTGGGCATTGCACTTCTTTGGGGATATCTTGA TCTTCTGCCTTCCCTGGCTGATCATCCCAGACTTGAAAATCAGAAGATCGCTAAAGATCGGCGTTTACTGTACtttcggcctcggcatcatcaacatgACGTTTTCCCTCGTCCGATTCATCACGATCCAAACTGCTCCTGTAGAAGTACTGCCATTTGGCTTAGTTG TAAAAACGCCGATGTATATTACACGGATGAGCCGGTTCGATATGACTGTCCCTCCGAACTTCGGCCAGCCCGTTGATCTTGAGCATGCTGCGGAGGGCTCATCCACGACGAAATCTCAGGACTCCGATATGGACGTGTCGGAAGCTGGAAGTGTGGCGACAGGAGACAAGACCGATACGTCGCTGCATTCTACATGA
- a CDS encoding Aspartate aminotransferase codes for MFGHIQPGPPDPMFTLKKNADNDRSLEKIDLGVGIYRNEAGSYQELEVVRQYGTTTGDVEFLRLAAGVMFGERNDALNSGKISSVQTISGTGANSLGALLISKTMQPKPKVFIGVPTWGNHVPIFQEVGLETTTYPYLDSSKHAVDFPGFLAAVRSAPRGSVFVLQGCCHNPTGVDLSVQQWQELAIEMKSHGHLPFFDTAYQGLGDGLDEDAAGVRVFAESGMEFLVCQSFSKNFALYGERCGVLHVVGSTKDVATNVQDKLRSLIRHTYSSSPAYGSRLVKIALSDSIMRGNWTAELDTMRERLKTNRQLLHHQLTNTPGDWSHLIKEKGLFSCLALSPSQCKKLVSTYHVHLPESGRINIAGLSKENAQRAASAIDKVIRA; via the exons ATGTTTGGACACATACAGCCCGGTCCTCCGGACCCCATGTTTACCCTGAAGAAGAACGCAGACAACGATAGGAGTCTCGAGAAGATTGACCTCGGTGTTGGAATATACCGAAACGAAGCTGGTAGTTATCAAGAGTTGGAGGTTGTGAGACAG TACGGAACAACGACTGGAGATGTGGAATTCCTCCGTCTCGCAGCCGGGGTCATGTTCGGTGAACGCAATGACGCTCTGAATTCAGGAAAG ATCTCATCAGTTCAGACTATTTCCGGTACAGGAGCCAACTCATTGGGCGCTCTGCTGATTTCCAAGACCATGCAACCGAAACCGAAGGTTTTTATTGGTGTACCGACCTGGGGCAACCATGTTCCCATTTTCCAGGAAGTTGGGTTGGAGACTACCACGTACCCTTATCTTGACTCGTCAAAACACGCTGTCGACTTTCCTGGCTTTCTTGCGGCCGTAAGATCGGCTCCTAGGGGAAGCGTATTCGTGCTCCAGGGCTGCTGTCACAATCCTACAGGTGTCGACCTCAGTGTCCAGCAGTGGCAAGAGTTGGCCATCGAGATGAAATCTCACGGTCATCTGCCCTTCTTTGATACGGCCTATCAGGGACTTGGAGATGGCCTCGATGaagatgctgctggtgtGCGAGTCTTCGCGGAGTCAGGTATGGAGTTCCTTGTCTGCCAATCATTCTCCAAGAACTTTGCGCTGTACGGAGAGCGATGTGGCGTGCTCCACGTTGTTGGAAGCACAAAAGATGTGGCGACCAATGTTCAAGACAAGCTTCGAAGTTTGATCCGGCATACGTATTCTTCATCGCCAGCGTATGGAAGCCGTCTGGTCAAGATTGCACTGAGCGATAGCATCATGCGAGGCAACTG GACTGCAGAACTTGACACAATGAGAGAACGCCTCAAAACGAACCGCCAGTTACTGCATCATCAGCTGACGAAC ACACCGGGGGATTGGTCTCATTTAATTAAAGAGAAAGGACTCTTCTC GTGCCTAGCGTTATCGCCATCCCAGTGCAAGAAGCTGGTGAGTACATATCATGTTCATCTCCCAGAGTCTGGGCGGATCAACATTGCAGGACTCAGTAAGGAGAACGCGCAACGTGCAGCAAGTGCGATCGATAAGGTTATTAGAGCCTAG
- a CDS encoding HpcH/HpaI aldolase, whose translation MASLFTNSLTRLGAAGKLCTAMGIRMVTNTQIVNLAANGGFDALFIDLEHSTLSIQDASSHCIAGIQLGITPFVRVPHQCGNGFVQKVLDGGAMGVIFPHIHGREDAMAAVSICKYPPQGKRSITGQLPLFSLKPTPQDQIISETNANGSSVFLMIETKDSVEKIDEIASVEGADVLLVGSNDLAVELGVPGQFKSNVFREAMEVISQACKKHGKIMGLAGIYDNHDLHDWAINELGVRFLLGGQDSAILARGAKETMAAITKVPK comes from the exons ATGGCTTCTCTCTTCACAAACAGCTTGACCCGCCTCGGTGCGGCTGGAAAGCTATGCACT GCCATGGGCATCCGCATGGTGACAAACACACAAATCGTCAATCTGGCGGCCAACGGAGGCTTCGATGCTTTATTCATCGATCTGGAACACTCGACACTGTCCATCCAAGATGCGAGCTCACATTGCATTGCTGGGATTCAGTTGGGCATTACGCCCTTCGTAAGAGTTCCCCATCAGTGTGGCAATGGCTTCGTTCAGAAGGTTCTGGACGGCGGAGCCATGGGTGTGATCTTTCCTCATATCCATGGCCGAG AGGACGCAATGGCGGCTGTCTCCATCTGCAAATATCCCCCTCAGGGCAAAAGATCCATCACTGGACAGCtgcctctcttctccttgaaGCCGACACCACAAGACCAGATCATCTCCGAAACAAACGCCAATGGCTCAAGCGTCTTTCTTATGATTGAGACCAAGGACAGCGTTGAGAAGATTGACGAGATCGCATCAGTGGAAGGCGCGGACGTCCTCCTGGTCGGGTCGAACGACCTTGCCGTTGAGCTTGGGGTACCCGGCCAGTTCAAGAGCAACGTCTTCCGGGAGGCTATGGAGGTGATTAGCCAGGCGTGCAAGAAACACGGAAAGATCATGGGACTGGCTGGAATTTACGACAACCATGACTTGCACGACTGGGCCATCAATGAGCTGGGTGTCCGCTTTCTTCTCGGTGGCCAAGACTCGGCAATACTAGCCAGGGGAGCCAAGGAAACCATGGCTGCTATTACAAAGGTGCCTAAATAG